One genomic region from Salvia hispanica cultivar TCC Black 2014 chromosome 2, UniMelb_Shisp_WGS_1.0, whole genome shotgun sequence encodes:
- the LOC125207141 gene encoding tubby-like F-box protein 8, whose amino-acid sequence MSFRSLARDLRDSIGSLSRRSFDVRLHTNHRGKSHGAVHELHDQPEVIQTSCWAGLPPELLYDVIKRLEESESTWPARKHVVACGAVCRSWREMCKEIVQCPELSGKLTFPVSLKQPGFRDGMIQCFIKRDKSKLTYQLFLCLSPVLLVENGKFLLSAKRVRRTTCTEYVISMDAYSISRSDRSYIGKVRSNFLGTKFIIYDTQPPHNNSNISPPGRTSRRFYSKKVSPKVPSGSYNIAQVAYELNVLGTRGPRRMHCAMHTIPVSSLEPGGSVPGQPELLPRPLEDSFRSISLSKSIASSTEFSSARFSDIAGPRGEEDGGKDRPLVLKNKAPRWHEQLQCWCLNFRGRVTVASVKNFQLIAATPAAAAGAPTPSQPNQSDHDKIILQFGKVGKDMFTMDYRYPLSAFQAFAICLSSFDTKLACE is encoded by the exons ATGTCGTTCCGCAGCCTAGCTCGTGACTTAAGGGATAGTATTGGAAGCTTGTCGAGGCGGAGTTTTGATGTGAGGCTGCACACTAACCACCGTGGGAAGTCTCATGGTGCAGTCCATGAGTTGCACGACCAGCCTGAAGTTATTCAGACCAGTTGTTGGGCTGGCCTTCCACCTGAATTGCTCTATGATGTGATCAAGAGATTGGAAGAGAGTGAGAGTACATGGCCTGCCCGAAAGCATGTGGTGGCATGTGGAGCTGTTTGCCGGTCATGGAGGGAGATGTGCAAAGAAATTGTTCAATGCCCTGAATTGTCTGGAAAGTTGACCTTTCCAGTATCCCTCAAGCAG CCAGGGTTTCGAGATGGAATGATCCAGTGTTTCATTAAGAGAGACAAGTCTAAGTTGACTTACCAACTATTTCTGTGCCTTAGTCCTG TGTTGCTTGTCGAAAATGGTAAATTTCTTCTTTCTGCAAAACGGGTCCGCCGAACTACTTGTACAGAGTATGTGATATCGATGGATGCTTATAGCATATCAAGATCAGACCGCAGCTATATTGGTAAAGTCAG GTCCAATTTTCTTGGAACCAAGTTCATAATTTATGACACACAGCCACCACACAACAACTCCAACATCTCCCCACCTGGTCGTACCAGCCGCAGGTTCTACTCAAAGAAAGTTTCGCCAAAAGTCCCCAGTGGAAGTTACAACATTGCACAAGTCGCATACGAGCTTAATGTGCTTGGCACAAGGGGTCCTCGTAGGATGCACTGTGCCATGCACACAATCCCCGTTTCTTCACTCGAGCCCGGTGGTTCTGTCCCTGGCCAACCCGAGCTACTTCCCCGCCCTCTCGAAGACTCATTCAGGAGTATTTCCTTATCTAAATCGATAGCTAGCTCAACAGAGTTCAGCAGTGCTCGCTTTTCAGACATAGCCGGTCCACGCGGGGAAGAAGATGGTGGAAAGGATAGGCCCTTAGTTCTGAAAAACAAGGCTCCGAGGTGGCACGAACAACTGCAGTGCTGGTGCCTCAACTTCAGAGGAAGGGTAACGGTCGCATCAGTCAAGAATTTCCAGCTGATTGCCGCGACTCCTGCAGCAGCCGCTGGCGCCCCAACCCCGTCCCAACCGAACCAGTCTGATCACGACAAGATCATATTACAATTTGGTAAGGTTGGTAAAGATATGTTTACGATGGATTATCGATATCCTTTGTCTGCATTTCAAGCCTTCGCCATATGCTTAAGCAGTTTCGACACAAAATTGGCATGTGAATAG